A portion of the Fulvia fulva chromosome 1, complete sequence genome contains these proteins:
- a CDS encoding Bilirubin oxidase, with amino-acid sequence MSFFTGLLAFGLAASSSFAEATPQIRGPRAGRPGSRPGSGGWRGNGKSAGSPEYKWIFENPLPIPEIAQPAFTETINGRQVQYYESEIKPFEQQVYPNLGTAKLIGYDGVAPGKTYCVPRGTETVIRYTNRGTQSSSVHLHGSYTHSAWDGWAFDELQPGQWKDYYYPNTETARPMWYHDHAHGHTAADAYYGQAGVYIITDPAEDALGLPSGKYDVPLCITDKIYQANGDLASPTNNPINFFGDTIEVNSQPWPYLNVEPRKYRFRLFDMSLSRSYDIYIADENNNPIQFQVIGSDSGLFAAPVDAKDVVISMGERYEIIIDFSCFAGQNITMFNGQQIAQINEFHNTDKVMRFVVGDSVTDESNNNVPSTLNGAIDWPAQRDTIDKTFNFQMGGADVWTVNGVDFSDPNSRVLARPPQGTVERWRLVHTGGPAVHPVHIHLVNMQVLSRTGGARGLMPYEAAGLKDVVMLAPGEIVDVLAFYGPWNGLYMFHCHNLVHEDHTMMAAFNTTTLEALGYDFNSTQGFGDPMDPRFIAKAYDESAFSDAAKHEAVSSLAALNAYAPVSSLMAAEKQYYATAGLNSDAASAPAQTAAPTSVGVGFVANAVPTSTALFPSLAQPFRA; translated from the exons ATGTCATTCTTTACCGGCCTTTTGGCCTTTGGCCTTGCGGCCTCCTCTTCTTTCGCTGAAGCAACTCCACAGATACGCGGTCCTCGAGCTGGCAGGCCTGGATCTCGACCGGGATCAGGCGGATGGCGAGGCAATGGAAAGTCTGCTGGAAGCCCGGAATACAAATGGATTTTCGAAAATCCTCTGCCTATACCTGAAATCGCCCAGCCAGCCTTCACCGAGACCATCAACGGGAGACAAGTACAATACTACGAGTCGGAGATAAAGCCATTTGAGCAACAAGTCTACCCTAACCTGGGGACTGCCAAGTTGATTGGTTATG ATGGCGTTGCCCCAGGCAAGACCTACTGCGTTCCTCGAGGCACCGAAACGGTCATCAGATATACGAACAGAGGTACCCAGTCGTCCTCCGTCCATCTTCATGGATCATACACACATTCTGCTTGGGATGGATGGGCATTCGATGAGCTACAGCCAGGCCAATGGAAGGACTACTATTACCCAAACACAGAGACCGCACGACCAATGTGGTATCACGACCACGCTCATGGACATACCGCCGCGGATGCATACTACGGCCAAGCGGGCGTATACATCATCACTGATCCAGCAGAGGATGCCCTGGGTCTGCCCAGTGGCAAATACGATGTCCCGCTTTGCATCACCGACAAGATTTACCAAGCGAATGGAGACCTTGCCTCGCCCACCAACAACCCGATCAACTTCTTCGGCGATACGATCGAGGTGAACTCGCAGCCATGGCCATATCTGAACGTCGAGCCTCGCAAGTACCGATTCAGACTCTTTGATATGTCTCTAAGCAGATCTTACGACATCTACATTGCTGATGAGAACAACAACCCAATCCAATTCCAGGTCATTGGCTCAGACTCCGGCCTATTCGCCGCTCCCGTCGACGCCAAAGACGTCGTCATTTCCATGGGAGAGCGCTATGAGATCATTATCGACTTTAGCTGTTTCGCGGGCCAGAATATTACTATGTTCAACGGTCAACAGATTGCACAAATCAACGAGTTCCATAACACCGACAAGGTCATGAGGTTCGTCGTTGGAGACAGCGTCACCGACGAGTCCAACAACAACGTACCATCAACTCTGAACGGTGCCATCGACTGGCCAGCGCAGCGAGACACTATTGACAAGACCTTCAACTTCCAGATGGGCGGCGCGGACGTGTGGACCGTCAATGGCGTGGATTTCAGCGACCCGAACTCGCGTGTGCTGGCTAGGCCGCCACAAGGCACTGTCGAGCGTTGGCGCCTCGTGCACACTGGCGGTCCGGCTGTCCACCCAGTACATATCCATCTTGTCAACATGCAGGTCCTCTCGCGTACTGGTGGTGCCCGTGGCCTCATGCCATACGAAGCTGCTGGTCTGAAAGACGTCGTTATGCTGGCTCCTGGCGAGATTGTCGACGTGCTTGCCTTTTACGGTCCTTGGAACGGCTTGTACATGTTTCATTGCCACAACCTTGTACACGAAGATCACACCATGATGGCCGCGTTCAACACGACGACCCTTGAAGCGCTGGGCTACGACTTCAACAGCACGCAGGGCTTCGGCGACCCAATGGATCCGAGATTCATAGCCAAGGCTTACGATGAGTCTGCCTTTTCTGACGCTGCCAAACATGAAGCAGTGTCCTCGCTAGCGGCGCTGAATGCTTATGCTCCTGTCAGCTCGCTCATGGCTGCAGAGAAGCAGTACTATGCCACTGCCGGATTAAATAGCGACGCCGCTTCTGCCCCGGCTCAAACTGCTGCGCCGACCAGCGTGGGTGTCGGCTTCGTGGCGAATGCTGTGCCTACCTCTACTGCTCTCTTCCCTAGTCTGGCGCAGCCGTTCAGGGCATGA
- a CDS encoding Dedicator of cytokinesis protein 1, with amino-acid sequence MPWKPLVPSVAFAICTYPFRATEANDLPLQIGDHIYIIEQGGRSNEWYRGYLVAPPSILAGLTSDRGQQLEHRVFSGIFPRNCVEVREYLGEGQDESTDDGTDGGQTVGEDDSSSRRKSYAYKKRLSRRQSTRSTRSRKRKSVLVAAEPLPRDPNAPRPLAPVPLLRVGDETGLSAAEPLVDEIASCLREWHDARLHELLLARGYTHLAKVQDLIKRVDSARNQLMHDVLTARELAELREDTVWDLVAGNKLLNDEVIVRSPTEKGRMLTAEDSVIEMTKLQANMSILDRPPKPTLERNMLHHILVDVRTLICDSDQPATLQMCLCIKEYNEKPRPLSENYAISVPVPVAATQEVEDQTKSLFVNLTNLDVGIGAEMNSLYVVFRLLRDEPVRQMVHGQGMNHQQRPTLLSNVTGGSEKLNTAKGRRSVFGSQRKRETHGRMPSPTTDSRPNTSQSQRSESTGRSSNATVEQAPVASEVKTVRRTIGVGTLDITKLAQSKSYSEQSVTLWTPSSVKEDTSDEGDDWTELVRELQHSSARGFSRVRLIKRLDVFVKAFATADLEGLVRNSPQLLHDVLMTPKLGFSGVPNEKRSDIYLTLTEPMMTRSCTLAHSKYGAVPLSQRCQTSLANLQLTLEVRKANGERIDDCIFTAANHQGHTAWRTTGVERGEGWNQTIRLAIPAAQVPGSHVVMSIADSPNFPFALAWLPLWEYEAFVRDGDHHVALYVYDEYSSSIIGGKGAYLALPPWHDKTDTNQNNAALISLRTFLCSTEYSQDPTLLGVLHWRNYHGEQLIELLERFPFVSEVEIVKLLRDVFGALFEILHEYETLEEYEDVVFYNFVVILSIARDKRFELGGIIEEYATTRHDWPHAGHCLVKAFQRLVSNPMDPESSRKLRTTFKVGDQILKLIVETTRHFGTSGNEGEQLNGTPGPDRQAAMRHELHDLFVAIMALLRNPMPVLLGTQTLLIQHFHAWLSELASVMAPAEILEIATDLLDSCSHAKGRMILYRLILIANYSHLEVFKTPETRTTLVANTFRWLDPYWGRVAKVTDQWRDQVRLCCSVVAAQMEELGEETCQYVPKLTESFTALQTMPRASKRVFSMLFPTSYPFPTKTVAQVIDVDEAMLEISALLAAALTSERRLYFDATRVDVTNILLQALQVGQSVLSCEAFPRSWLSLHVSHHRYGMTALERISDTMIESLPDIYAPNATQALEFDTESWRAFFDTLFAALGSPTLAMETFPEQKRRAVWKIAGDVRELGANLLRRCWEAIGWETDEETRRLHGFQRMGGYQVQFVPELVAPVVELCLSVHASLRSVAIEVLRSMIVGAWQIDQDLSIVQTAMIDCLDKLCRTKDITESMLQKTFVPEMLEQFEPLQRTVEDSLYIAVVDMFGKIEDLLGMLAGVHQRGSAINDATRLVDTLRLMEFLKDVQSEEGYVRYVHQLKDMQLAAGNITEAGLALQMHASRYEWDPSVQLPETTDPKLPAQTAFERKELLYFQTCQYFEKGKAWKRALAVYRELAVQYELNIFDFSKLARAQRAIASIQERIARGDRATSRYFRVVYRGLGFPPSLRDKHFIFEGIATDRIASFEDRMQQLHPAARILRGDLEPEVEGQYLQIFAVSPNKDIEHMVYQRTKVSQTVREYNLISNPHRFATTTRQPAQDIPITEQVVEKVVYTTVDEFPTILRRSEIVNVETVTLLPIEAAIERTTRKTQELLAMEKRIASGDDDGTMARLTEDLLNSVDPSSDSSVARYRGLLPPSEIADSLSSDIDPSIYGRDQGLDSMQNALKVALLDHALAIRRCLSLFKSSAHLPARAELVPRFEASFEHEISILFPQKTNMVDEITPRSSIEIELEQRPSEQMDTVEGAAVQDDPEPQKRRRRRSSLPFIGGRAASRQGRTNGVEESGRQSRRGSRGRDRSHSRLSFFRKGSDAGHHQDGEGGRGSSGGGGMGLRKRLSFLNP; translated from the coding sequence ATGCCCTGGAAGCCACTGGTGCCCTCGGTGGCCTTTGCCATTTGCACATATCCCTTCCGCGCGACCGAGGCCAACGACCTGCCCCTGCAGATTGGCGACCACATCTACATCATCGAACAGGGCGGAAGGAGCAATGAATGGTATCGCGGCTACTTGGTCGCGCCTCCCTCCATCCTCGCAGGGCTCACCAGCGACAGAGGACAGCAGCTGGAGCATCGCGTATTCTCCGGCATCTTCCCCCGCAACTGCGTCGAAGTACGAGAATACCTAGGCGAAGGACAGGATGAGAGCACAGACGATGGCACAGATGGTGGACAGACCGTGGGAGAGGACGATTCTAGTTCGCGGAGAAAGAGCTATGCGTACAAGAAGAGACTCAGCCGGCGTCAGAGCACCCGCAGCACGAGGAGCAGGAAGAGAAAGTCAGTGCTTGTTGCTGCCGAGCCCTTGCCTCGAGATCCCAATGCTCCGAGGCCTCTTGCGCCAGTGCCCTTGTTGCGCGTGGGCGACGAGACTGGCCTGTCTGCGGCAGAGCCGTTGGTTGACGAGATAGCTTCATGCTTGCGAGAGTGGCACGATGCGAGACTCCATGAGCTACTCCTGGCACGAGGCTACACTCATCTGGCCAAGGTACAGGACCTGATAAAGCGCGTTGACAGTGCGCGAAACCAGCTCATGCACGATGTCCTGACTGCGCGAGAGCTTGCTGAGCTACGGGAGGACACGGTCTGGGACCTGGTAGCGGGCAACAAGCTGTTGAACGATGAAGTGATCGTGCGGAGTCCTACTGAAAAGGGTCGCATGTTGACAGCAGAGGACTCAGTCATTGAGATGACCAAGCTACAGGCGAATATGAGTATTCTGGACAGGCCACCGAAGCCGACCCTGGAGCGAAATATGTTGCACCATATCTTGGTCGACGTGAGGACTTTGATCTGCGACTCTGATCAGCCGGCGACTCTGCAAATGTGTCTCTGCATCAAGGAGTACAACGAAAAGCCCAGGCCGCTGAGCGAGAATTATGCAATATCTGTGCCCGTACCCGTCGCCGCAACGCAGGAGGTGGAAGATCAGACCAAGAGTCTGTTCGTGAACTTGACCAACCTGGACGTTGGCATCGGTGCGGAGATGAACTCCTTGTACGTGGTCTTCAGACTCTTGAGGGACGAGCCAGTGCGGCAAATGGTCCACGGACAGGGCATGAATCACCAACAGAGGCCGACACTCCTCAGTAATGTGACTGGCGGGAGCGAGAAGCTCAACACTGCCAAAGGACGAAGGAGTGTTTTCGGAAGCCAAAGAAAGCGCGAAACCCATGGGCGGATGCCCTCTCCCACCACCGACAGCAGACCGAACACAAGTCAGTCTCAACGATCAGAATCTACGGGGCGCTCGAGCAACGCGACGGTAGAGCAGGCGCCCGTCGCAAGCGAGGTCAAGACCGTGAGGCGCACAATAGGAGTTGGTACATTGGACATCACGAAGCTTGCACAAAGCAAGTCGTACTCTGAACAGAGTGTCACGCTATGGACTCCTTCCTCTGTGAAAGAAGATACAAGTGACGAAGGTGACGACTGGACAGAACTGGTTCGTGAGCTCCAGCATAGTTCAGCTCGAGGCTTTTCACGAGTTCGCTTGATCAAACGACTGGATGTCTTTGTAAAAGCTTTCGCGACCGCTGACCTGGAAGGACTCGTACGCAATAGCCCACAACTTTTGCACGACGTGCTCATGACTCCCAAGCTTGGCTTCTCCGGGGTACCCAATGAGAAGCGAAGCGACATCTACCTGACCTTGACCGAACCGATGATGACTCGAAGCTGCACATTGGCACATTCGAAGTATGGCGCCGTCCCGCTGAGCCAGCGGTGCCAGACTAGTCTGGCAAATCTGCAACTCACGCTCGAAGTACGAAAGGCCAACGGAGAGCGAATTGACGACTGCATCTTCACGGCCGCCAACCATCAAGGCCATACAGCTTGGCGTACGACTGGTGTGGAACGGGGCGAAGGATGGAACCAGACTATTAGACTTGCCATACCTGCCGCCCAAGTGCCGGGCAGTCATGTTGTGATGAGCATCGCCGACTCACCAAATTTCCCTTTCGCGCTGGCTTGGCTCCCTCTATGGGAATACGAAGCCTTCGTGCGAGACGGCGATCACCACGTCGCACTTTACGTCTACGATGAGTACTCTTCGAGCATCATCGGTGGCAAAGGTGCCTACTTAGCGCTGCCTCCTTGGCACGACAAGACGGACACCAACCAAAACAATGCCGCACTTATCTCTCTGAGGACATTCTTGTGTAGTACGGAGTACTCCCAGGATCCGACGCTTCTTGGTGTGTTGCATTGGCGCAATTACCATGGCGAGCAATTGATAGAATTGCTCGAGCGCTTCCCTTTCGTGTCAGAAGTTGAAATCGTGAAGCTCCTTCGGGATGTTTTCGGCGCTCTGTTCGAGATATTGCACGAGTACGAAACTCTGGAAGAGTATGAAGACGTCGTCTTCTATAACTTCGTGGTCATACTGAGCATTGCACGAGATAAGCGATTTGAGCTTGGTGGAATCATTGAAGAGTATGCTACCACTAGACACGACTGGCCTCACGCAGGTCACTGTCTTGTAAAGGCATTTCAACGACTGGTATCGAACCCCATGGATCCGGAATCGTCACGCAAACTACGAACAACATTCAAAGTCGGCGACCAGATACTGAAGCTCATCGTTGAGACCACCCGACATTTCGGCACCAGCGGCAACGAAGGTGAGCAGCTCAATGGCACGCCGGGGCCAGATCGTCAAGCTGCTATGAGGCACGAGCTACACGACTTGTTCGTAGCAATCATGGCGTTGCTACGAAACCCCATGCCTGTCTTGCTGGGTACGCAAACATTGTTAATACAGCATTTCCACGCCTGGCTTTCTGAGCTAGCGTCAGTCATGGCGCCAGCAGAGATTCTGGAGATCGCTACTGATCTCCTTGACTCCTGCTCCCATGCCAAGGGCAGGATGATACTGTATCGATTGATTTTGATCGCCAACTACAGTCACCTTGAAGTGTTCAAGACCCCCGAGACGCGGACAACGCTTGTGGCCAACACCTTCCGATGGCTGGATCCATACTGGGGAAGAGTGGCAAAGGTCACTGATCAGTGGCGAGACCAAGTTCGATTGTGCTGTTCCGTAGTCGCGGCGCAGATGGAAGAGCTTGGCGAGGAGACTTGTCAATACGTCCCGAAGCTGACAGAATCGTTCACTGCTTTACAGACGATGCCTCGAGCTTCGAAACGAGTCTTCAGCATGCTCTTCCCGACAAGCTACCCATTTCCGACCAAGACGGTGGCGCAAGTGATCGACGTGGATGAGGCCATGCTGGAGATCTCGGCCTTGCTCGCAGCAGCACTGACGTCGGAGCGAAGATTGTACTTTGACGCAACTCGGGTTGACGTTACGAACATCCTCCTACAAGCGCTACAAGTGGGCCAGAGCGTACTCTCGTGCGAGGCTTTTCCACGCAGCTGGCTGAGTCTTCATGTCAGCCACCACAGGTACGGCATGACTGCTCTGGAGCGCATCTCGGACACCATGATTGAGTCACTACCGGACATCTATGCGCCAAATGCCACCCAGGCTCTGGAGTTCGACACCGAGAGTTGGCGGGCCTTCTTCGACACACTCTTCGCTGCTCTTGGCAGTCCGACGCTAGCGATGGAGACCTTTCCTGAACAAAAGCGACGAGCCGTGTGGAAGATTGCTGGAGATGTGCGTGAGCTTGGAGCAAATCTTCTCAGACGCTGTTGGGAGGCCATCGGCTGGGAGACCGATGAAGAGACCAGGCGATTGCACGGTTTTCAACGAATGGGTGGCTACCAAGTGCAGTTCGTCCCTGAGCTGGTTGCACCTGTTGTGGAGCTTTGCTTGAGCGTACATGCCAGTCTAAGGAGCGTGGCCATCGAAGTGCTACGGTCCATGATTGTTGGCGCATGGCAGATTGATCAAGATCTTTCGATCGTCCAGACTGCCATGATCGATTGTCTCGACAAGCTGTGCCGTACGAAAGACATCACTGAAAGCATGTTACAGAAGACTTTCGTGCCGGAGATGCTGGAACAGTTCGAGCCGCTACAGCGGACTGTCGAGGACAGCTTGTACATTGCCGTGGTGGACATGTTCGGCAAGATTGAAGACTTGCTGGGCATGCTCGCAGGCGTTCATCAGCGTGGGTCAGCCATCAATGATGCTACCCGTCTCGTGGACACTCTGCGCCTCATGGAATTTTTGAAAGATGTTCAGTCTGAGGAAGGGTACGTCCGATACGTGCATCAGCTCAAAGATATGCAGCTCGCTGCCGGCAACATCACCGAAGCCGGCCTGGCTCTCCAGATGCATGCCTCACGGTATGAGTGGGACCCTTCCGTACAGCTTCCCGAGACGACAGATCCAAAGCTGCCTGCACAGACGGCCTTTGAGCGGAAAGAGCTTCTGTACTTCCAGACCTGCCAGTACTTTGAGAAGGGCAAAGCATGGAAGCGAGCCCTTGCCGTCTATCGAGAGCTCGCCGTGCAGTACGAGCTCAACATCTTCGACTTCTCAAAACTGGCCAGGGCGCAACGAGCCATTGCAAGCATCCAAGAACGCATTGCTCGCGGAGACCGTGCCACCTCGAGGTACTTCCGCGTTGTCTATCGCGGCCTTGGCTTTCCACCTTCGTTGCGTGATAAGCACTTCATATTCGAGGGCATCGCCACGGATAGGATAGCTTCGTTTGAAGATCGCATGCAACAACTCCACCCAGCGGCGCGGATCTTGCGCGGAGATCTGGAGCCAGAGGTTGAAGGACAGTACTTGCAGATCTTTGCTGTCAGCCCTAACAAGGACATAGAGCATATGGTGTACCAACGCACGAAGGTCTCGCAGACTGTCCGGGAATACAACCTTATATCCAATCCGCACCGATTTGCGACGACGACGAGGCAGCCTGCTCAGGATATTCCTATCACCGAGCAAGTCGTGGAGAAGGTCGTATACACAACGGTAGATGAGTTCCCGACCATATTACGACGGAGTGAGATTGTGAACGTAGAGACTGTGACACTACTGCCCATCGAAGCTGCCATCGAGCGCACAACGAGAAAGACTCAAGAACTACTCGCCATGGAAAAGCGCATAGCCAGcggcgacgacgacggcacCATGGCCCGACTAACTGAAGACCTCCTCAACTCCGTCGACCCCAGCTCCGACAGCAGCGTCGCCCGCTACCGCGGTCTGCTCCCCCCCTCCGAAATCGCCGACAGTCTCTCCAGCGACATCGATCCCTCCATCTACGGCCGAGACCAAGGCCTAGACTCGATGCAGAACGCGCTCAAAGTGGCTCTTCTAGACCACGCCCTCGCCATCCGCCGCTGTCTCAGCCTCTTCAAGTCCTCCGCGCACTTACCCGCCCGCGCGGAGCTGGTGCCCCGCTTCGAAGCATCCTTCGAACACGAAATTTCCATCCTGTTCCCGCAGAAGACGAACATGGTGGATGAAATCACCCCACGCTCCTCCATCGAGATCGAGCTAGAACAGCGGCCTTCTG
- a CDS encoding Beta-mannosidase A, producing the protein MRLVSRAALLASFLCNPLVCCQNIVSLVGSNWTLSNDNLSISVPAELPSYAQLDLFANQVIGDPLYGLNNFNLRWILWQNWTYTTSSPISGLSSNARSTWLLFNGLDTFTSISFCGQHVASTNNQFRQYWFDVSDILSSCSEANRTLSIEFGSAAKIANEIADEPGQEVWPDDVQQLYQFINRWFVRKEQSDFGWDWGPAFVPAGPWQPAWVVQLGASEVQVRNSLVDIYRQEQLNNLPPDQSKPWVVNASLDYFGELSAGAVLQYKLTTLDNKTTVANGELADISVTNSTVTGNTVIPSDAVELWWPVGMGEQCLYYLILELVSAANQSLATVTKRIGFRTIALNGNPVSEDEIALGIAPGNNWHFEINGQPFYSKGSNFIPPDAFWTRVTPERISKLFDTAIAGNQNMLRVWSSGAYSPDFMYDLADEKGLLLWSEFEFGCALYPVYPEFLANVREEAAYQVRRINHHPSLTLWAGGNELENLELPLANDSAPEEYPRLQAEYETLFLDTILPAVFGNSRSISYQPSSTSNGWLSLNHSAPRPMIQRYNNKTEGSVYGESDYYNYNPSFLGNTSSYPVARFSNEFGFHSMPSLQSWQQQISEKDLQFNSTTILLRNQHNPPGNLDTTNLTNSKVGQYQMTNAITTWLPVPNKTDSVANFTAWCHATQIFQAEFHTSQVEFYRRGSGLPNRNLGSLYWQLEDIWVAPSWAGVEYDGRWKMLHYAAKDRYEPVIIASYYNITTGNLTAWVTSDLWEPASGTATFTWYDWSGNKLDITANSTVQFDVGALNSTQVLETFTTDILQNHDVNNAILRMQVEAQGKLPNSNTTRTFKHENWFTPQGLGSAKLVDPGLKLSHSEESKNFTVTATKGLAAWVWLDYPAGAVLHFDSNGFWLAKDETRQISYTVESDMTGGRWVEGVTVQSIWNQTLSV; encoded by the exons ATGCGTCTGGTATCGCGTGCCGCATTGCTTGCAAGCTTCCTTTGCAACCCGCTCGTCTGTTGTCAGAACATTGTCAGTCTCGTCGGCAGCAACTGGACTCTAAGCAACGATAACCTCAGTATCTCAGTGCCAGCGGAGCTTCCGAGCTATGCACAACTCGACCTCTTCGCGAACCAGGTCATAGGTGATCCACTCTATGGCTTGAACAACTTCAACCTCCGCTGGATCCTCTGGCAGAACTGGACTTATACTACTTCATCGCCCATCTCTGGCCTATCGTCCAATGCCAGGAGCACATGGCTGCTGTTCAATGGGTTGGACACCTTCACATCCATCTCATTTTGTGGACAGCACGTCGCTAGTACCAACAATCAGTTTCGCCAGTACTGGTTCGACGTGTCAGATATTCTGAGCTCTTGTTCAGAAGCAAACAGAACCTTGAGTATCGAATTTGGGTCTGCGGCCAAGATCGCCAACGAGATTGCCGATGAACCTGGACAGGAAGTGTGGCCTGATGATGTGCAGCAGCTGTACCAGTTCATCAACAGGTGGTTCGTGAGGAAGGAGCAGAGTGATTTCG GTTGGGATTGGGGCCCTGC ATTTGTGCCTGCTGGGCCTTGGCAACCAGCCTGGGTTGTACAGCTAGGTGCGAGCGAGGTTCAAGTGAGGAACAGCTTGGTGGATATCTACCGACAAGAGCAATTGAACAACCTTCCACCTGACCAGAGCAAGCCTTGGGTTGTTAATGCCAGCCTCGACTATTTCGGAGAATTGTCTGCTGGGGCAGTCTTGCAATACAAGCTCACGACCCTTGACAACAAGACTACCGTTGCGAACGGCGAACTTGCCGATATCAGTGTAACAAACTCTACCGTCACAGGCAACACTGTCATTCCGAGCGATGCCGTGGAACTTTGGTGGCCCGTTGGCATGGGAGAGCAGTGCCTTTACTACCTAATATTGGAACTAGTCTCTGCTGCAAATCAGTCTCTGGCGACAGTGACCAAACGCATCGGATTCCGCACGATTGCTCTAAACGGCAATCCAGTCTCGGAAGACGAGATCGCACTTGGCATAGCACCAGGCAACAATTGGCATTTCGAGATCAATGGACAGCCGTTCTACTCAAAAGGTTCCAACTTTATCCCTCCTGATGCTTTCTGGACCCGAGTGACGCCTGAACGCATCAGCAAGCTCTTCGATACCGCCATTGCTGGCAACCAGAATATGCTCAGAGTGTGGTCGAGCGGCGCATATAGCCCAGACTTCATGTACGACTTGGCAGACGAGAAGGGCCTCCTGCTCTGGTCCGAGTTCGAGTTTGGGTGCGCTCTCTATCCGGTCTATCCGGAGTTCTTGGCCAACGTTCGAGAGGAAGCTGCGTATCAGGTTAGACGCATCAACCACCACCCAAGTCTGACACTGTGGGCTGGCGGCAACGAGCTCGAGAATTTGGAACTTCCGTTGGCGAACGACTCGGCTCCGGAAGAATATCCACGCTTGCAGGCGGAGTATGAGACACTGTTCCTCGACACCATACTTCCTGCCGTCTTTGGAAATAGTAGAAGCATAAGCTACCAACCTAGTTCGACGAGCAACGGCTGGCTGAGCCTGAACCACAGTGCACCGAGACCGATGATCCAGCGATACAACAACAAGACTGAAGGCAGCGTGTACGGCGAATCAGATTATTACAACTACAACCCATCGTTTCTGGGGAACACGAGCAGCTACCCAGTCGCACGCTTTTCAAACGAGTTCGGCTTTCACTCCATGCCTTCACTGCAGTCATGGCAACAGCAGATCTCAGAAAAGGACCTCCAATTCAATTCCACTACGATTCTGCTGAGGAATCAGCACAATCCTCCAGGGAATCTAGACACAACCAACCTCACCAACTCAAAGGTCGGCCAGTACCAGATGACAAACGCAATAACGACGTGGCTCCCAGTCCCCAACAAGACGGACTCAGTCGCCAATTTTACGGCATGGTGCCATGCTACACAAATCTTCCAAGCAGAATTCCACACCTCCCAGGTCGAGTTCTACAGACGTGGTTCAGGCTTGCCAAACAGGAACCTCGGATCACTCTACTGGCAATTGGAAGACATTTGGGTGGCACCATCCTGGGCTGGCGTGGAGTATGATGGCAGGTGGAAGATGCTGCATTATGCAGCCAAAGATCGATACGAACCCGTCATCATCGCATCCTACTATAACATTACCACAGGCAATCTTACCGCATGGGTAACCAGCGATCTATGGGAACCGGCAAGCGGAACAGCGACTTTCACATGGTATGACTGGAGCGGTAACAAGTTGGACATCACCGCCAACTCAACCGTCCAATTCGACGTCGGTGCCCTCAACAGTACGCAAGTCCTCGAGACTTTCACTACCGACATCCTGCAAAACCACGACGTCAACAACGCCATCTTACGCATGCAAGTCGAGGCCCAAGGCAAACTGCCCAATTCCAACACTACAAGAACTTTCAAACACGAGAACTGGTTCACGCCGCAAGGGCTGGGTAGTGCGAAGCTCGTCGATCCTGGTCTCAAGCTGAGTCATTCCGAGGAGTCGAAGAATTTCACAGTTACGGCTACGAAGGGTCTTGCGGCTTGGGTCTGGCTTGATTATCCGGCTGGCGCGGTGCTGCATTTTGATAGTAATGGGTTCTGGCTGGCGAAGGATGAGACGAGACAGATTAGTTATACTGTGGAGAGTGATATGACTGGGGGGAGGTGGGTTGAGGGGGTAACGGTGCAGAGTATTTGGAATCAGACGTTGTCGGTTTGA